The genomic window AGCTGCTTTGCCTGATTGAACGTCATCCAACGGGCTGAGTTGTAGTCCCTGGCCATCGCCGTGGCCCAAAGCATCAGGATGTTGATGCCCCGATAGGCTTCGCCGTTGAACCGTTCCGGCAAGCTGACCGATACCCCGCCACCGGTCCACGGCTTGCGCCAGGGCGGTGTTCCCGCCTCGATCTGTGCAACAATCTGATTGGTAACATGGGTGTAAACGTCAAACTTCTCTGCGGTCATTTGTGACCCTCCTTGCGTGACGCGGGCCGGGTCTCTTCCCCCTTTCCGCCAATGGGCGGGCCTTCCTGCTTCTGTTGTTTGGAATGCCCATGCATTCCGAAGGGCAGAGCAGGTAAGGGCAAAGCCCGTCCTGCGGCCTGGCAGAGCCGTGACAACCGGATGGAGGGCGTGAATTTGGGAGGGAACCGCGCGCATCGCGTGTGGGAGGAACCGGCATTCTCGACCGGAACCGACGCCAACGGCGGCGCTTGCCGGTTTTCTCGGACCTGCCGGGGTGGCAGGCGGATCAATAGAATTTGGAAAACGTCAGGGCCGGGGTGAGCGGGCGTCAGCCCGTCGATCCCCTGCCCTGTCTATCGCTCAAAGCGAGACCGGCACACAGCCGGGATCACAGGATCATGTTTCACCGAAGCATGGAAACCGGTCCTTCAGGTTAGGCGCGGCGAAAGAGGAAAAAGAGCCCTTGCAGATTTTCTGCCATGCGTCGAATGTCGGCTATGATTCAAGAATTATGACAACCCCAAACGTCTTGTGTCCGATTTCGAATTTGATCCACGCAGCGGCATAAGATTCTCCGCATTGCCAAGTGCTCTTCAGTACAGTAACATAACCATATGGTTATTGATTCGCATCGACTCAACAGGGTGTTCGGAGCGTTGTCTGATGAGACGCGACGAGGCATACTTGCCCAGCTTGCGGAAGGCGAGGCTAACGTCGTCCAACTGGCGAAGCCCTATGACATGTCGCAGCCCGCTATCACCAAACACCTAAAGGTATTGGAGGCCGCCGGGCTGGTTCAACGCTGGAGGGTTGGTCGGGAAACCCGTGTGCGGGCCCGAGCAGATACTGCTCAAGAAGCAGTCTCATGGATCACCCACTATTCGAAATTTTGGCAGCAGCATTTTGATGCGGTTGATCAAATCCTACAACAAAATGGGAGCAAGCAAGATGAGCGTTGATACTTCATTTGAAAAAGGAATCCTGACGATTTCGCGGCAATATGACCACCCACTAGACGAAGTCTTTTCCGCTTGGGTGGACGCCGGCAAAACGCGAGAATGGTGGGGCTGCGAGAACACAACCCATGTAACTTCAGAGATCGAAACTGAAGTTGGTGGAAAATACGAACATGCGATGACGATCACCGGAGTGGGCGTACATCCTATCAAGGGCAAGCTGACCGCGTATGAACCGCCAGTACGCTTGGCCTACGAGATGCCAGGTATGAGCGAGGGCGAGATCATGCAAGTGAATGTCTCGTTCAAAGATAGAGATGGCCAAACGGAAGTCACGCTGACGCAATCCATGGTGCCCGCAGAGCTTCGAGGCGTAATTAAAGCTGGTTGGACTGCATCGTTCGAACGTTTGGCCCGCTTCTTCAATGGCGAACGTCGCGCTGCGTGAAGCTGCGCGTCATTTAGGCAGCGGACTCATAAAACTGGCACCATAGCCTGACGGATGCGAGTTTGATCATCGCCAAGAAGTTGGCAGATGTCTTTTCGTATCGGGTGGCTATACGGCGGAAGGAAGCTTTGAGGCGGCCAAAGAACCGCTCGATCTTGTTGCGCTCGCGATAGATATCGACGTCGAACTCGGCGGGCAGTTTGCGGTTGGATTTGGACGGGATGACGTCGATGGCGCCCTGTTCCCAGATCATCTTGCGGATCCAATCCGCGTCATATGCCTTGTCAGCCAGAACGTATTGGCCAGGTTGCAGCCCGTCCAAAAGCTGTTCGCATGGGGGTGCATCGTGGGCTTGGCCCGGCGTCAGTTCATAGCGGATCGGCAACCCGTCCTGATTGGTAAGTGCATGTATTTTCGTGGTTAACCCACCCCGCGACCGGCCCATGCAACGACGCGGGTCGTTTTTTTGAGCGTCGCTGCAGAATGGTGAACCCGAACCGATGTGCCATCCACCATCACGGTGTCGATATTGTGCGCATCGGCGACCGCCTCCATTACCCGATCCCAAATGCCCGCATAAGTCCATCGGTTGAAACGGTTGTAGATCGTTGTGTAGGGGCCGTATTGATCGGGCAAATCGCGCCACGGGATGCCTGTGCGCAAGACATAGAAGATGCCATTGATCACACGCCGATCATCGACACGCTTAACCCCTCGGCTGTTATTTGGGAGCACTGCTTTGATGAACTCCCACTCCAAATCGCTCAAATCTGACCGCGCCATTCCACTGCTCCGCATATTGTCTTGCGGGAAATGAATCATAACAGGCTGGAAACGTGAAGCTCTTTGTAAGTACGCTGCCTAGTTGATCCTGCGTGCGGTGCGGAGAAGGTCCGGATCGAGCCCACCTTTCCAGAACTCCGCAACGCAGCGAATGTCGGCATTTGGGAAATTCGGCGAACTCGGTCCCTTTGAAATTTCATTCGACGTGTGTCTTCAGCCGCTCCAGAGCGCGGTCCCATTTCGTACCTATCTGCACAAGAAATTCGTTCGCCTCGTTCACGCGTGGCAACTCCAGGCTGTATCGCGTTTCCCTCCCGGATTTTACCGCAGAAACGAGTTGAGCTTCTGTCAGGGTTTTGAGGTGCTTACTGACAGCTTGACGAGACACATTCATGCCTTCGCATAGAGACGAAACCGACAGCGAGTCCTCCTGTTGTAGTCGAGCGATCAAGGCAAGACGGCGAGGGTCACCAAGTGAAGCGAATGTAGTCGCAAGCCCCGGTTGTTGGAGGTCGTCATCAACTATCATTCCAAGAAATCCCTAATGTTCTTGGTCTGTGCATCCCAGCCGCCCTCGTTGTCGCGAAATGCTTGCACCGACTTGTTTTTAGGTAATTTTTCAAAGCCGCTCTCTCGTATGGTAAGTTTCGAACCGTTGCCTGATGGTTCAAGAATGAACTCGACCAATGTCGACTTTTGGTCGAGGCGTTGATCATCCGGTTGGACCGTTTCGTCCACTGGCCAAACAAAGCTGAAGCGATGCGGTTCAGCCATTGCTTCCACACGCGCCCAGAATGGTAAGCCTTCGTGCCCAGGGTATGTGACTTCGCCATGCGTCACTTCGCCGACTTTAAATGGGCTATGCAACGACAAGCGGAACCAGGACCCGAATTCGTTGTGATCTGTTAAGGCAATCCAAACCCGTTCAACGGATGCGTTCAGATTTACTACTCTCTCAATATGGTTTTTCATGCGCAACTCCTTGGTTGCATATTGACATGAATCCCTATTTTATGCAACCTGTGAGTTGCCTTTTGGCCGCGATAACTACCTTCATTCAGTTGCTGCGTGTAGACAATCTTCGGACTTTGCTGCAGTTCGCAAAGTCACGCAGAGCAGCTACGAACGGCGAAAAATACAGGATAGAAAGCATCGGATGATACGTCCCAAATTGGAGCATGGCAGCGGATGTCAGCTACCAAGTCGCCCGTAGAGATTAGATGTTCTATGATCGACATGTGATCCAAATCAAAGGGCGATCCCAATGGCCAAAATTACTCTTTATGCATCTAAGGCGTCACGTTCACTGGCCGGGTATTGGGTGCTGGAAGAGCTGGGCATTCCCTACACCGTCGTCGATGTTGATCTCCGAGCGCGCAAGCACCTGGAACCCGAATTCCTTAAGATCAATCCCTCAGGTCGGGTGCCAGTGGTCTCCGTTGATGGAATGATCGTTAGCGAACGCCCAGCGATCTGCGCTCTTCTCGCTGATCGATTTGGGTATGGCTCTCTAGCACCCAAAATCGACTGCCAAGATCGTGGCCCCTATCTCAAATGGTTGGTCTACGCGACTACTGTTGTTGATCCAGCAATTGCGGTTCGCGCTTCGGATCTTGATGCACCACTCCAACATACGACCTGGGACACTGCACAAGGCGCGGTCGAAATTCTTGAACATGCGCTTGACGGTCAAACTTGGTTGCTGGGTGACTGGTTCACAGCTGCAGATGTCGCTATCGGGTCGATCATTGCAATGGCTCGATTCAATAACCTACTTCCTGAAAGCCAGATCTTGAATGACTACGTTGAAAGATTGAAGGAACGCCCGGCCTTTCAGCGGTCTGAAAAACTCACGTGGCCTCCAGAGGTGTTTTCATCCTAAGCAGACGTCTGATTTAAAGGGACCAATGGCTGATTTGTCCGCATCTGTTGAGTTCAGGCCCAATGCGGTGAGGGTCCGGTGTGCGGACGCAGCCGATCTTCGCTGCGGCTGCACCAATGGCTGCTTTCGGGATCGGGTTCGCATCCAAATTGACAAGGTCACGAGGATCACAGACCCTGCTTGTATGAGCGATCAAGAAATATGTTCACACTGGCTTTCTACGTCAGGTCGTGAAGGCGGGAACGGCAATGACGGCGCGCTTTTCCCATACTGGAGCTTTTCAAAAACCGCGATTGCGATCTGTGCACTCAAGTTGGTCGAAGCGCAGGTTTTGGCTTTGGATGCGTTACTCGAAGACCACCCATTCACGCTTCGCCAGTTACTCGGCCATACCTCTGGCCTCCCTGACTATGGGTCACTACCAGAGTACCATGCGGCAGTTGCGCGAGCAGATGAACCGTGGTCGCGCGAACAGTTGCTTGATGCGACGCTGGCGCAGGGCATGCTGTTCGCGCCGGGTGAGGGATGGTCATACTCCAATATCGGTTATCTGCTTACACGGGGTTTGATCGAACAGAAAACTGGAAAGTCGCTTGGAGACGCCATTTCCGATATGATTTGCAAGCCGTTGGGTTTGGAAAATGTGACGTTTTGGGAAAATCTTGAACAATCTGCTGCACTGCATTGGGATGCTGCGACTGGCTATGATCCGGGGTGGGTATACCACGGCTGTCTCATTGGATCGGCTTCGGACGCATCACACTTGCTACATGCTCTCTTCTCAAATGATTTGCTCAGATCAGACACGCTGGCGGAGATGCTGAACCGACGCTCGCTTGGCGGTGCCATTCCCGGTCGTCCATGGACGGAGTGCGGGTATGCCTTGGGTCTGATGTCCGGTGGGATTAGCGGCGCAGGACGAGGTGTCGGACATTCTG from Rhodophyticola sp. CCM32 includes these protein-coding regions:
- a CDS encoding ArdC family protein; this translates as MRAVPSQIHALHPVVTALPGRRTGFALTCSALRNAWAFQTTEAGRPAHWRKGGRDPARVTQGGSQMTAEKFDVYTHVTNQIVAQIEAGTPPWRKPWTGGGVSVSLPERFNGEAYRGINILMLWATAMARDYNSARWMTFNQAKQLGGHVRKGEKSATVVKYGKPMSRIRRPIRFSLTK
- a CDS encoding ArsR/SmtB family transcription factor → MVIDSHRLNRVFGALSDETRRGILAQLAEGEANVVQLAKPYDMSQPAITKHLKVLEAAGLVQRWRVGRETRVRARADTAQEAVSWITHYSKFWQQHFDAVDQILQQNGSKQDER
- a CDS encoding SRPBCC family protein, yielding MSVDTSFEKGILTISRQYDHPLDEVFSAWVDAGKTREWWGCENTTHVTSEIETEVGGKYEHAMTITGVGVHPIKGKLTAYEPPVRLAYEMPGMSEGEIMQVNVSFKDRDGQTEVTLTQSMVPAELRGVIKAGWTASFERLARFFNGERRAA
- a CDS encoding ArsR/SmtB family transcription factor gives rise to the protein MIVDDDLQQPGLATTFASLGDPRRLALIARLQQEDSLSVSSLCEGMNVSRQAVSKHLKTLTEAQLVSAVKSGRETRYSLELPRVNEANEFLVQIGTKWDRALERLKTHVE
- a CDS encoding SRPBCC family protein — its product is MKNHIERVVNLNASVERVWIALTDHNEFGSWFRLSLHSPFKVGEVTHGEVTYPGHEGLPFWARVEAMAEPHRFSFVWPVDETVQPDDQRLDQKSTLVEFILEPSGNGSKLTIRESGFEKLPKNKSVQAFRDNEGGWDAQTKNIRDFLE
- a CDS encoding glutathione S-transferase family protein, whose amino-acid sequence is MAKITLYASKASRSLAGYWVLEELGIPYTVVDVDLRARKHLEPEFLKINPSGRVPVVSVDGMIVSERPAICALLADRFGYGSLAPKIDCQDRGPYLKWLVYATTVVDPAIAVRASDLDAPLQHTTWDTAQGAVEILEHALDGQTWLLGDWFTAADVAIGSIIAMARFNNLLPESQILNDYVERLKERPAFQRSEKLTWPPEVFSS
- a CDS encoding serine hydrolase domain-containing protein, which translates into the protein MSDQEICSHWLSTSGREGGNGNDGALFPYWSFSKTAIAICALKLVEAQVLALDALLEDHPFTLRQLLGHTSGLPDYGSLPEYHAAVARADEPWSREQLLDATLAQGMLFAPGEGWSYSNIGYLLTRGLIEQKTGKSLGDAISDMICKPLGLENVTFWENLEQSAALHWDAATGYDPGWVYHGCLIGSASDASHLLHALFSNDLLRSDTLAEMLNRRSLGGAIPGRPWTECGYALGLMSGGISGAGRGVGHSGGGPFSVNAVYHYPDLADPMTIACFTDGTDEGVAEFAAAELANRQ